The following DNA comes from Candidatus Methanoperedens sp..
GTGGACGCTCAGGCTATGAAAAAGAATGGCGTGCAAATTCAGCCATTTCTGGAGGTGGAGAATTGATAGATCAGGGGGTACACATTATAGATCTTTCACGATGGTTTCTTGGGGATTTCTCACGCGTTTCGGGTTCTGCGCATACTTATTTCTGGAATATGCCTGTGGAAGATAACGGTTTCCTTCATCTTGAAAACTCTTCGGGAAATGTAGCATGGTTGCAGGTGAGTTGTACAGAATGGAAAAACATGTTTTCGTTTGAAATATATGGTGAAGGTGGAAAGTTGCAAATTGATGGGCTTGGAGGAAGCTATGGAACAGAAAGGCTAACATTTTATCATATGTTACCTCAGATGGGGCCGCCGGAGACAACAATTTGGGAGTATCCATTCAATGATACGTCATGGAAAATAGAGTTTGAGGAATTTATAAAAACAATAGAGAGTAATAGTGAGCCGCAACCGGGTCTTAAAGATGCCCGTGCAGCTTTAGAGATAGTATCGAAAATATATGAGGCCTCGAAAAAATGATAATTACACGCAGTCCACTTCGAATTTCACTTGGCGGTGGAGGTACAGATCTACCATCGTACTACCGGGAACACGAAGGGTTTCTGATAGCTGCGGCTATTGATAAGTATGTGTACATCACTTTACATCAAACATTTGTAAATGAGCTTATCATAAAATATTCAAAGATAGAGCGTGTATCTGCAATCGATGAAATCCAGCATCCCATCATACGCGAGGCTTTGAGGTTAGTAGGGATACAAAACCTTAACATCGAATTAGCGAGCATGGCGGATATCCCGGCAGGCACCGGTTTAGGGTCATCTGGAAGCTTCACATGCTCTTTATTGAAGGCGCTACATGCATACACGAAAAACCTGATACATCCGAAAGAGCTTGCAGAGCAGGCATGTCACATCGAGATTGATTTGCTAAAAGAACCAATCGGAAAACAGGACCAGTACATATCAGCTTATGGAGGTGTCAATTGTTTCAAGTTCTGCAAAAATGATACAGTCGAAGCAAAACCTCTCAAGATATCCGATGAGACGCTTTATAGTCTTGAAGACAACCTGTTACTTTTTTTCACAGGATATTCAAGATCAGCTTCTGCTATACTTAAAGAACAGGACGATAAAAGCAAACAAAAAGACACATCAATGATAGATAATTTGCATTTTATTAAGGAAATGGGTTATAAGAGCCAGCAGGCTCTTGAATCAGGGGATCTTGAAGAATTTGCCAGTTTAATGAATATCCACTGGGAACATAAGAAAAATCGTTCCAGTTCGATGAGCAATAATAAGATCAATGAATGGTATGACATAGCATTGAAAAATGGGGCGCTTGGCGGTAAACTCATCGGTGCAGGTGGAGGGGGATTTCTCATGTTTTATGCCAACGATAATATGAAGATAAGGCACGCGATGGCGCACGAAGGTTTGAAAGAAGTCCGCTTTAAGTTTGATTTCGAGGGAAGCAAGGTGGTGGCACAATCATGATGCTGCCTGTGGTTATTCTTACAGGTGGATTGGCAACACGACTTTATCCAGCGACCTTAAAACTCCCAAAATCCCTCATCAAGGTGGCAGACAAACCGTTCATTTTTCACCAATTAGCTCTTTTGAAGCGGCAGGGTGTTTGTAATGTCATATTATGTGTCAGCAAGTTTGGAGAGATGATACAGGATTACGTTGGCGATGGGCATGAATGGGGTTTAAAAGTGCAATATTCTTATGACGGCGAAACACTGCTTGGAACTGGCGGGGCGATCAAAAAGGCAAATCCACTTCTTCCAGAAGTATTTTTGGTTCTATATGGCGATTCCTATCTCGATGTTGACCTGAAGCCAATTCTGGAGAGGTTTGAATGTGAAGGAAAACCAGCTTTGATGACTGTTTATCATAATAAAAATAAATGGGCTAAAAGCAACATTTTATTCAAGAATGGTCGAGTTGTAAAATACGACAAAAAAAATCCAATGCCCCAGATGGAGCATCTTGACTATGGAATAAATATCTTGAGA
Coding sequences within:
- a CDS encoding Gfo/Idh/MocA family oxidoreductase — protein: MNIGIVGCGLIGQKRAASLGNNLLKAVADVSLDRAQKLACCYKDVKSFSDWRELVELNDIDLVIVSTTNNWLAPITLEAVESGKHVLVEKPGACHFKQLDPVIQAARKNMVKVKVGFNLRCHPSFIKAREIVNSGILGKLMFIRGRYGHGGRSGYEKEWRANSAISGGGELIDQGVHIIDLSRWFLGDFSRVSGSAHTYFWNMPVEDNGFLHLENSSGNVAWLQVSCTEWKNMFSFEIYGEGGKLQIDGLGGSYGTERLTFYHMLPQMGPPETTIWEYPFNDTSWKIEFEEFIKTIESNSEPQPGLKDARAALEIVSKIYEASKK
- a CDS encoding nucleotidyltransferase family protein, translated to MLPVVILTGGLATRLYPATLKLPKSLIKVADKPFIFHQLALLKRQGVCNVILCVSKFGEMIQDYVGDGHEWGLKVQYSYDGETLLGTGGAIKKANPLLPEVFLVLYGDSYLDVDLKPILERFECEGKPALMTVYHNKNKWAKSNILFKNGRVVKYDKKNPMPQMEHLDYGINILRKSIFNEWPDGIPFDLSEVFIKLIEKGEVSAFEVFKRFYEIGSIQGIKETEEYLNTKHQICQNM